A single window of Vigna unguiculata cultivar IT97K-499-35 chromosome 1, ASM411807v1, whole genome shotgun sequence DNA harbors:
- the LOC114174511 gene encoding stress response protein nst1, with amino-acid sequence MKKNEERSDNRKKHSMKRNISRLGGSGLSLEAFANAKSKNKQYNPALIKKQREFYKNAKNVNKFKKLVKQQNQHNGRSLAQEHDKSVNETDEYKDKSERRMRKNSAFSLEELYRKQHEEKEKERIEREAVLRVRREEREQAETRRKAMREKMLKKTRRGQPVMKYRIEHLLETIQGSTKNAAGSKS; translated from the exons ATGAAGAAGAATGAGGAACGCAGTGATAATCGCAAGAAGCACTCGATGAAGAGGAACATTTCGAGGTTGGGCGGAAGTGGCCTTTCGCTCGAAGCTTTCGCCAATGCAAAGTCCAAGAACAAGCAATATAATCCAGCTCTCATAA AGAAGCAAAGGGAGTTCTATAAAAATGCTAAGAATGTGAATAAGTTTAAGAAGTTGGTAAAGCAGCAAAACCAGCATAATGGTCGTTCCTTGGCTCAGGAACATGACAAG AGTGTAAATGAAACTGACGAGTACAAGGACAAGAGTGAGAGGAGGATGAGGAAGAACAGTGCTTTTAGTTTGGAAGAACTGTACAGAAAGCAGcatgaagagaaagagaaagaaagaatagagaGAGAGGCAGTGCTGAGGGTAAGGAGGGAAGAGAGAGAACAAGCTGAAACTCGGAGAAAGGCTATGCGGGAaaaaatgcttaagaagacccGAAGAGGGCAACCTGTTATGAAATACAGAATTGAGCATCTTTTGGAGACTATTCAAGGTTCAACTAAAAATGCAGCTGGCAGTAAATCATAA
- the LOC114162955 gene encoding CASP-like protein 1E1: protein MSTHTKTNVVDGVHTDVKVVETPTKEIPYHLLMRFLALSLTLVATIVVGVDNQTKVISYAEMNFRASAKWEYMSAMVFFVVSNAIACSYAAASLVITVMARSGGRRKSDLTDLVITGLDLVLMAVLFSANGAACAVGVIAQKGNTHVQWMKVCDVFDAYCRHMTAALVLSIIGSSVFLLLVLHSVVKLHCRSRS from the exons ATGAGCACACACACCAAAACCAACGTCGTCGATGGGGTGCACACCGATGTCAAGGTCGTGGAAACCCCAACCAAAGAAATTCCCTACCATCTCTTGATGCGCTTTCTTGCCCTCTCTCTCACTCTTGTTGCAACCATCGTTGTTGGTGTAGACAATCAGACCAAAGTCATCTCCTACGCTGAAATGAATTTCAGAGCCTCTGCTAAGTGGGAATATATGTCTGCCATGGT GTTTTTCGTGGTGTCAAACGCAATAGCATGCTCGTATGCAGCTGCATCATTGGTGATAACAGTGATGGCGAGAAGCGGTGGAAGAAGGAAAAGCGATTTGACAGATTTGGTGATAACAGGTTTGGACCTTGTGCTGATGGCAGTGTTGTTCTCGGCGAATGGTGCAGCATGTGCAGTGGGAGTGATAGCACAGAAGGGTAACACGCACGTGCAGTGGATGAAAGTGTGCGATGTGTTTGACGCGTATTGCCGCCACATGACAGCTGCATTGGTGCTCTCCATTATTGGGTCGTCGGTGTTTCTGTTGCTGGTGCTGCATTCTGTTGTGAAACTCCATTGCAGATCAAGAAGCTAG